The nucleotide sequence TGCACTGGGCTTCCTCGAACCCGCGCTGACGCTGACGCAGGGTGAGATTGGCCTTAATCAAGTCGGGCAGGCCCAACGAGCGGAAGGCGCGCGAAACGCTGAGCAGGCCGGCGTGCGCGCTGGTGGCTTCGAGCAGGGGACGCTCGTCCAGGATGAACGGCGTCTTGTGCAGCAAGGGCAAGCAAGCAGCCACGGAATAAGATATAGAACGTCTATATCTCCCTGTCAACAAGAAATCCCCGCGGGTGGCGCTTTTTCTATGAAAACCGAGAACTTAGGCGAGGATCAGGGGCTTCACCGGACCGCCAGTAAAACTGCCAGTAAAAGTAAGACGCGAACGTGATTTCAATTCGCCTCCAACAGGGCGAGGTTGCAGACGTTCCCGCTCCCCTGGGAATCGCGAAGGCTGGCTGAGGTCAGGCATTGGCCGGAGGCTTCCTTTGCGTTTGGAGTTTACGGCGCGGAAGGCGCCAGTCCGTCCATTCAATCCTTTGTCCCAGCTTGCGACGATCCAGCCCCACGTGCCGATTCGATCGGGCGAGAAGCGAAACTTCCATGTGGAACCGCCATCCCAGAAAAGCGGCAGCCTTCGCGTCTCCGTCCCATTCGGCGCCGTGAGCACGACCTCGGCCGAAAGTTCGGTGTAAAGGTATGAATCCTGGAAAAGCAGTTCAGGCAAAGAGAGCACAAAGAACACACAGAGTGACAGGCTTTTATAGTGAAAGACCGATTCACCCTGTGGGTCATTGGCGCGTATCGTCCATGTTTCCTCTGCGGTCTTTGTGCTCTCTGTGGCTAATCAACTGCCGTTTTAAGGTCCATTGGGTTGCGGTTTCCCCGCGCCATATTTGTGCTCGGCGAATCGCAGGACGGCCGGGCGAGCCGTCCCACGCTACCCATTCTTGATCGTGGCGACGACGCAGGCTTGGGGATTAAGGTATTTTCGCGCGACGGCCGAGATTTGTTCCAGCGTGACGGCTTCGTAATGCCGGTCTTCGCTGTCATAATTCGCGAAGCCCAGGCCATACAGCTCATCCAGCGCCGTCATCATGGCGAGCGCACCCAAATCCTGGCGCGCGATTTTCTTGTGGCCGACAATCTTGGCCTTCGCTCGCTTCAACTCGGCTTCGGTGAGGCCGTCGCGCCGCAGGGTTTCGGCTTCCTGGAGAAGTTCCGATTCAACCAAGGCCGCTTTCTCCGGCGCGGTGCCGGCGTAAAAGGCGAAGTAGCCCGGCTGCAAACCGAGGAAGTTCTGCGCCCCGACGTAATAGGCCAGGCCCAGGTTGTCCCGAATCCGCACGAACAAACGGGAACCCAAATCGCTCAGCGCTTCTTGAATCAATTCCAACGCGTATCGGTCCGGGTTGTGCAGGTCGACCCCGGGAAAACCAATGACCAGGACCGCTTGCTTTTTTTCGCGGGATTCGGAAGCGCGCCGAATTTCCGCGAGCGCAGTCGATTCGCTTGATCGGGCGGGAACCTGGACACCCTTTGGCCAGGAGCCAAGCCATTGTTCCACCGCCGCGCGGACGCGTTCCGTTTCCACGTCGCCATAGATCGCGAGCACGCAATTGTTGGGGATGACGAGCTTTTGGTGGAGACTGCTCAAATCCGAGGACTGAACCGCGGAAACCGATTCCTCAGTTCCGACCAGGTCAAGCCCATAACCTCTCTCGCCGAACAGGGCGCGCCGCATGATGCGGCTGGCGCTTTGGAGCAAGTGATCCTTTTGTGCGCGAATCGTGGCGAGCTGGACTTCGCGCTCACGCTCCAACTGAGCTTCGGGGAAGGTCGGATGCCGGATCACGTCGGACAGAAGATCGAGGCCCTCGTCGAAATCGCCGCTTAAGACTTCGGCGTTGACGCCAAGACTGTTGTTCCCGCTGTAAATGTCGATGCTTCCGCCCAATGATTCCATTTCGGTCACGATCTGTTCGGCGGTTCGGGAGCCGGTGCCCTTGAGAAGCATCTTGGCCACGAGCAACGAGAGCCCGTTGTTCCGAGGTGTTTCGATCAGCACTCCGCCAAG is from Verrucomicrobiota bacterium and encodes:
- a CDS encoding DUF5060 domain-containing protein, whose protein sequence is MRANDPQGESVFHYKSLSLCVFFVLSLPELLFQDSYLYTELSAEVVLTAPNGTETRRLPLFWDGGSTWKFRFSPDRIGTWGWIVASWDKGLNGRTGAFRAVNSKRKGSLRPMPDLSQPSRFPGERERLQPRPVGGELKSRSRLTFTGSFTGGPVKPLILA